The window CACACAGACAGGCGCACATGCACGTGCCtgcacgcgcgcgtatgcacacacacacacacacagcagcttgATGTATCCTAGAACAAGGCATGCTTTACTGTGAGGGtagccatgcttttttttttttttttttttttttgttttgttttttggtgctgTAATTGATATTCATTCCATAGAATTTGTTTTCAAAAGTGTAACTCTAAGCCAGCATTTTGTTATGTctatctttgtgttgtgtgtgtgtgtgttatggatctGCAGATTTGTAGTAATATTTTCATGCCTTTGAATCACATATTTGAAACTTGTTCACTGGCTCAGTTTTGTACCCTTTGTGACAGTTGTAGTTATTAAATTACTGATCACTCTTGCATTCATTTATTGGTTCAGTTTTGCCCCTTATAATTTGACAGATATACCCCAGCCAGTTAGTTACCACACCTGTACTCAAGTTGTTGGTCACTGTTTTCCAGTGCACACCACTCCAAAGTCTCTGTCAGAGGAGGATGAGCACTTCAACTGGTTGAAAACCACTGTGTACACTGTGATTGGCTGCACAGTTGCTACTGTGATCCTGATTTCCTTCATTGTGATTGTCGTCTTCCGGTTGAAGATGAAACGACTGAGAGCGAGAAGACTTGCACATCAGATGCAACGACAGCGAACACGTAACCTTGGTAAGACAGACATTTACTTAATTAAGCGGTTCTCAGTTCGGCCTGATTTCTGCCTAGGAACATAGTTATTAGTTTGGGCAATAAAGTGCACTAAATTcatagattgaaaaaaaaaatgcagctgtGATTTACAACTGGACTAACACCAAAAGTAAGCTCACGTGAAGGTCAAAACAATTttttaaggctttttttttttctttcttgttttccagTGCAGTGAAAAGGTAAGTATAATCCTCAGTTTTTAGTACCTCTAGTCTACAAACTTCTCCACTGCTCATCCACAAAATATCCCATTGAAAGCTTTATACTGAGACGaataaaagatttttaaaatCTTCAAAATTTTATTGCTGCTTCCTTAAACATGGTGGAACTCTCAGTTTAAACTTACAACTTTTAGACATACAAGGTTTATCAGCTTGTGTTGAGAATCTGAGATGCTTCTCCCTAGTTTTTTCTCCTCCATTTTCAATTGATTCATTAATTCACAACTGAGTGCATGTGGTTTTTATTGCTCATGGTGGAACTAGATTTGAATTCCATGATTGTACATACATGTTTCAAACTGAAACATCATGGTCATGCTTGATTGAAATGAACTGAACACATATGTGCACAGCATGATTGTTGACCCAATCATAAATTGAAAAACATTTATATCGCAATTTATAACCTTGCTCATGATTACTGATCAGTCTGAAACAGGTACTTAGAAAACACTCGTGTGAAAAAAAATTCCTGTTTTATGGCCAGTGGTGATTATTGGAGTTCTCAGGTCTgccctgtatgtgtggtgtgtgtgagagagaaagaaagagataaattgcttgtatttgtgtgtgacaaagagagagagagatagaactctgtgtgtgtgtgtgtgtgagagagagagagacaaagaaaaagattgaaaaaTGTAACAGTTTTGATGCCAAATATGTAAGCTGTTGGTACTGCTCatacaaatagatatatatatatagagagagagatatatatatatatatatatatatacatatacacacacacacatatatgtatataactaTATGTTGTCGTTTTTTCAGGAGGGGATGGACCAAGTGACCAGGACCCCTTCCTGGCCTTCACTACACAATCCCATTACGGTAACATCATCGTCAACGTCAACAATGGGGTGCAGTGCGTGGGGGGTTCTGACATTGCCACGGGCTTTCAGAGAGACAAGCCGCCTCCTTACTCCGAAGTCGTCAAAAAGAACTCAgacttccctcccccaccctacagcACCATCGACCGGGCCAACCAGCGACGACAGAATGGCGGGGTCGATAGCTCGAGCTTATCCAGCGGGGTCCGACCACTAGGGGCTGCGGGTTCGTCAGGAGCCTTGCTGTCTCTGACTGGAAGCGGGGTGGCCATTGTGGGCCCTCCTCTTGCTCACCCTGCCCGGCAGCAGTACCTGCAGCGTAACAGCACCGGAAGTCAGGAGGCAGCAGGGAACACCTCAGTGTCCACCAGCAGTTCACTGGACCAGCACTCAGCGGCTCAGAGAAACTCCACCGCCAGCGAGGGGCAGGCGATTGCAGAAACCCAGCAACGCTCGGcgtcacccctcccacctcctccctcaccaccgccaccacccccaccgcctctCCCACCTGGACAGCAGAGTTCACAACCCCAGGGACCTGTGGctgtcccacctccaccccctcgctCCACGTCTATTGTGGACTCTCAggctgagcaacaacaacaacaacaacaacaacacattgccCAGCCTCCTGCCTGTCCCGCCACCGCAGACCagccccctccactacccccgcGCAacgaccccctgcccccacccccttcccaggcGACAGCCTCTCCAACCATTGGTGTGGGTAACCTGATGGTGCAGGAGGGCAAGATTGTGTTGGCGCCACTGTCggccaccccctccttcccctcccctactCCTTCCCCTACTGCTGGcagctccacctcctccatccctgcAGCCTCCTCCAGTGACAGAGACTTGGCAGCACCCCTTCCAGGAAAGCTGGAAGTCCGTCAGGGCCAGATTATTCTCAACATGACCCCAGCTGCTCCTGAGGAGGCTGAAAGGGCCAGTCCACAGGCCCCCCAGCGCAGTGCTGGTGCTAGTGGGGGCTGTGAGTTACAGGTGAAAGACGGGAAAATCATCTTTAAACGATAGTAATGATGGTGCATGTGTGACGTTTGTGAAGGAGGAGTAGCTTCTCTTGTCAATTTGCTGATCATTTATTTTCCCGCGAGACACTCCTGTCATTTTCTGCCCATTggggagaatatatatatatatatatctgtcttaaAACTGTCATGCTTGTGTGAGCTTTCTTAAAAACGCACTGGCCGCATCCTGACAACAGCATTAAATTATGTTTGTTGCCATTGTGTGCTCCCAAACCACTTCTTCCCCTGTCCTTTTCTCTTGCAAGATTAGTTTATTGTTTAGTCTGTTGCCGGCACAGCTGCACTTTCCATGAACTGTTGAAATGTTTGTTGCAGTTAAATAGCGATTAGAGAATTCCAGTTCCATTTATACTTTCTACTTAAAACACCACATTCATCACAAACCATAGTCACAAAAGGATACAAAAGGCAGTGGAGGGTTTTAATTGTTTAGGTGCATCAGACTGATCCAGAAGTGTACATATCACTTGTAAATTCATTGaaaacaggattttttttatccaaaacattggctttctgttgttttggggggtttgttttgttttgtttttttgttttgttttttctctcaaggcctgactaagcgcgttgggttacgctgctggtcaggcatctgcttggcagatgtggtgtagcgtatatggatttgaccaaacgcagtgacgcctccttgagctactgatactgatactttctgtTTGGTTTGACTTTAGATTTAGTGTAATTTTTACACAGTATTTATCATATGATCTATCCTATTTCTGCCTCTTCTGATGAGTGTCATTTTTGTGTGATTATTGATAATGATATCAGACGGGTTGTTATTTTTACATATAGATAGTTTAAACATCCTTGTTTCAAATAAAATGTTGTTCTTTTATACAGATCTGAGACAGACCACAAGCATTACTGAATTATCTGTAAGAGAAATAAAAATATCTCAAAATGTGAAATGATGCTTTTGCAGATGTTAATTTTGACCAAAAACTGTTTTGTGTGAAAAGTCTTTTGGTCAAAAAATTGTATATATTGTCATTTAAAAAGTGTTTCTTAACACTTgactttttatgtgtttgtttatgagtTGTTGATTTTGAATTTGAGTAAAGTCTCTTCACTTTCAGTGAAATtttattgagacacacacacacacagttacaggtGAATTCGTACAGTTTATGAAATTTTCACAAAGACTTCATATTTTGAAACATTTGAAGCCCTCCCACAGACGAAGGCCAGAGATCAGAGTATGGTGTACCCACCAGACATTGCTTCtctttacatataaaaaaaaaaaaaaaaaaggcagagcaGGCAGTTATCTGTCAATAGGTTGAGCAGAGTGACAGCGTCAACTACTTTAGACCAGCACACACTGACTTCATTACTttgaccatgattttttttttttttttttttttttttttttaatcggtcaTGAAGAGGTGGGGTCAAGACAGAGTTGCATTGCTATttacctttctcttttttttctccctgaagTTACTTACTTGAACatattttttaagataaaaaaaagacattcagAGTGTTGATGTCACACCCAGTTAACAGTTTTAACATTTGTGCCAGTTTTGACAGAAGGAGGAGATGGTTTGAGTTTGAATATGATTAGCCAAGAACTTAAGTTAAAGTGTAATTGAAACAGAAATATAACATTTGGTTTTACAACATTAGTGCAGTATGATGGAAGTGCCATGAAAATACTTTGCTTTATTACCAAACCCAAGACAACAGGCTGTTTTACAGGTCACACAAAAAATATGGAACCATTTCACAATATAACCTATTATCTTTCCTGTCATGTAACCCTTCCTTGACTTGTTCAGTTGTTGTCATATCATCTTTGATCCAGGTTTATTATCAAATTCGCTGTTGTACAGAGAGTTTTGTGTTATAACTATACCATTTTAGAACTTGATAAATTTTGCAGCATGATTTAATTCATAGAAAAGGACACTTGATTtcacaggaagaagaaaggggttaAAGTGGTTAGAAGGTGTGACAATTATATCATGAAATTATACTCTTAGGCCAATTGATAATCTTTGCTTATGTACATATTGGCTTGGAAACCCAAGTTAGTAAAGATGATAATGTGTTCAGATTACTTATCATGAAAcaatgtgatgacaggtgtgaaaTGGTTGATctgtttttattattcatttgatCTGTTCGGTTACCAAACTGTCTATGTGAGAGTTCTTCAGTGTCATATGTCGCTTGTAAATTTTTGTGAATAAGGTAGATCTTCTGTGATGGTGCTTTCCTGAAATGCGCAACGGAGTTGTTGGTacctgtgtggatgtctgtgtgtgtgcatgtgcatatttgtATACACATGTTCTTTTCAAGCAAATTTCATGTGTTGTGGATGATAGACCAATTTGATTAGGCAGCTGAGTATCAAACTCAACTTTTTTCAAATTGTAATATGTAGGCACATTGTACTGCAGTTATCATAGGCACTGGATAATAGAACAAAACAGAATTATGTGAACTGAATTGTAAAGATCACATATTGATGATCTTGAGTTCTTTTGATCAACTATACAATGAAATATTGCATGAAGCATTCTATTGCTCATTGAATTTAAATCTGGCTGAACCAGTTAGGTCTTCCGAAGCAGAGTGGCCAGCTGAACAACTATTTGATATAGTTTTCTCAATTAGATTGAGCAACAGAAATCAAAAAGGTGATTccatgacctctgtgtgtgtttgtgtgtacatctgtATGCCCAGAATTTTGCAGTAGGAATAATTTCGACTGtctgaatatttgaaataattgTTATATTATGTTGATTGcatgtttcttctcttcttttttatatatattttattttacccTGTCATATCTTTTGCCATCATTATATATCCCTCCACATCTGAAGCACTCCTCTTTCTTGGGTGGAAAGGTGATTTCAGAACTGAAGGAATGAAATGATAACTTTCATTGGTGGTATTTTACATCTTTAGGAATAGAAACCTTTATAATTTCAGTCTCGTTTAAGATGACTAATAGTTTCTTTGAAAAGCagacaatgaaataaaaataaatagataaagaacagAGAAAACTAGAAGTAACCATGATTCACACAAATAAACACTAAAGAAGTAATAAATTACAGAAAACTGAGATATGAAATATAgattacttttttcccccctaataTTAGTGACTTTCATGAATCTCTGGATAACGTTTGAATAGGCTTTGATtacgtttttgctttttgttttttgctttctttttttttcttttttttttttgtattacatTATAAAGGTAATTGGTGTGTTCTCTTTAGTAAAGTGAGAGATACATACCTGTGCATGAGTACGGACTCTTGAAACAATGCCAGTCAAAGCAAATGTCATATTTGCCGCCACCTTTAGAAAGCTATGTGAATTTGTAGCAGACTGCCAGTATGAATTATTTTTCAATGTTGTTTTACAATTTTGATGTGATTCGATGATTTTATATGTCATTGTTAAAAGCATTATGTACATGAAAACTGTAAGATACAATGATATTCATACCTTTGACattaaaaaatgatgataataatctctctctctctctctctctctctctctctctcttgctgtcttcccccatctctctgtttctctcttgtgaCATTATTGGTACACTATTTTGTTCCCCACATCCTATTTTCAGTTCCGTTTGAAATGCTAATATGAGCTTGCCCCCCTTTTAACCCCTTATTCTCCTCTTCTCATCTGGAAGATCATGTTCTGGTTTGTGTGAtgtacattttgttttgctttaggtttgttcttgtctttcttttcataCTTTAGCAGTTCTGACTTGccatatgtatttatttgtgacTGGATGTGAAGCAGTAGAAATAGTCATGTTATGTGCCATGGTATgaccttccttttcttctctctcacttctctctctctctctctctctctctctctctctctctctcattctctcccatgCACTTTTTTTTATGTGCTCCTAAACAGTGTTTCAGATTGATCAAGTAACTGTAATAAATATTttcaagttctttctttctttatccattGTTCATCCACCTACTTACTATTTTGCCTGGAAGAAACTGTTCAAGATGCCTCCACTGTTAAACTTTTGTCCCGGTTAAAATCAGAAAAATAGGAGGCATTGTTCTGTTGATTAGCagagttggttgttgttttttttaaatatgtgtctgaacaaaaaacaaacaagaagaaaggacAACTATTGTAGTTGCTGCTTCAAGCTGTTAAGAGGAATAACTAGTTACAACTATAACTGATAAATGCTCCCTTTGGTATGGAATTATGCATAACATTGACGATCCAAGAAGTGTTTTTTAAATGTATGATAACATTATTGAAACAGTTTtgaaacagttttgttttgtaCCAGTTTCCAAGTATAAACTGATAATGATGTCAGATGAACAATTATTTGTTTAGTTAACGATATCGAGAATGGAAACATTCATAGGTCAGTATAACAGCCATACTGATGTAGTGTAATACCAGTTCTGTTTGTAAGGGTTTCTCAGGTATTTATCTTTAAAGCTTTTCTCTTGTATCTTGGCATCATgacctttctcctttttttttttttttttttttttttttttttttttttttttttttttggtcatcacACCTTAGGTGATGATTGTTGCTAATTTGATGCTCTGTTTAAGTTTGAATTCATTCCTGTACCCCTGATTATTGTATACATAGTTAAAACCATGATTTCTTGCCTGATGGCTTGCCCATTACATGATGTTAGTTATGCTTCATTGGATTTGGATTTGTGGAACAGTAAATGTATTACATACAATGCATTGTAGATTGTCAGATCAGGAATTTTAAGAATTAACGTATGCAAGGTCAGGagttgtatgtttgtatgaattCCCCATATATTTTGGCGTGTGTACGTACAtattaaatatgtatgtgtgtgaatgaacaaagTTTATAACTTATTGAGTGTATGTTGTGTTCACATTCTGAGGTTTACTCCATGCACATTTGCAGTCTGTGGTGATGTGGAATTTATTCTTTGCATACGTGGGTGTATAGCATGCTCATATGTATGGGTCTAGAATGAATC of the Babylonia areolata isolate BAREFJ2019XMU chromosome 27, ASM4173473v1, whole genome shotgun sequence genome contains:
- the LOC143301062 gene encoding uncharacterized protein LOC143301062; this translates as MAVAKTPKQMPLSLEWIFGKEQMRNPRFSQTRISNYSVSLTISKLNRSDAGVYRCVMELPDNEEKEKQLMVHVRPEDEETETCGVTRFRCVASRNCIFDRYTCDGVPDCPQDGSDESEDLCSSDPCKGKFMCNNSRCIEQKLVCDSSDGCGDNSDEVYGCLLNSVHTTPKSLSEEDEHFNWLKTTVYTVIGCTVATVILISFIVIVVFRLKMKRLRARRLAHQMQRQRTRNLGGDGPSDQDPFLAFTTQSHYGNIIVNVNNGVQCVGGSDIATGFQRDKPPPYSEVVKKNSDFPPPPYSTIDRANQRRQNGGVDSSSLSSGVRPLGAAGSSGALLSLTGSGVAIVGPPLAHPARQQYLQRNSTGSQEAAGNTSVSTSSSLDQHSAAQRNSTASEGQAIAETQQRSASPLPPPPSPPPPPPPPLPPGQQSSQPQGPVAVPPPPPRSTSIVDSQAEQQQQQQQQHIAQPPACPATADQPPPLPPRNDPLPPPPSQATASPTIGVGNLMVQEGKIVLAPLSATPSFPSPTPSPTAGSSTSSIPAASSSDRDLAAPLPGKLEVRQGQIILNMTPAAPEEAERASPQAPQRSAGASGGCELQVKDGKIIFKR